DNA from Fusobacterium perfoetens:
GACATAGATTTGATAAAGGAAATAAATGGATTGTTCTTACATTTGATGACGGATATAAAGATAATTATACTCATGCTTTCCCTATATTAAAAAAATATGGTTTTAAAAGTGTGATATATCTTCTTGGAACTTTAAAATATAATAAATGGGATGTGGATAATCCTGAAAATCCTGAAAAGAAATTTCCTTTAATGGATGATAATGAAATTCTTGAAATGCAGGAATATGGAATTGAATTTGGCGGACATTCTATGACACATTCAAAAATGAGCAGAATTGATAAAAATATTGCTCATGAAGAAATTGTTGAATCAAGAGATATTTTAGAGAAAAAGCTTGGTAAAAAAATGAATTGTTTTGCATATCCTTATGGTGATAGAGATGAAGGAGTGAAAGAGTTTGTAAAAGAAGAGGGATATGAATTTGCAGTTGCAACAGACAGTGGAGACATATCTTTTCAGGAAGATTTATATAATATAAGGCGTATAGGTATTTTTCCTACAAATGGGCTTAGAAGTTTTAAGAGAAAAACAAGTGGAAAATATAATTTTATAAAAATAAAAAGAGAGCAGAGAGCATCAGGAGGGAAATAAAATGAAAAAGGCAGCTTTATTTTTATGTGGAATGGTACTAGCAGGGCAGGCAGCTTTTGCAAATAGTATAGGTATAGGATATGGAGCAACAACAGAACTTTATAAAAGTGATGAAAATGGTTATGTTCTTCCTATGATAGATTTAGAATATGATAACTTCTTCTTAAAAGGAGCAACAGTCAATGGATTTAGTTTCGGATATAATGTTTATCAAGATGATTTTTATACATTATCACTTTATGTAAAACCATTTGGTGGATACAAAATGGATGCAGATGATATGAAACATGGTTATAGAAATATTGATGACAGAGATCATAAAGTTATGGGAGGAGCAGAAGTAACTATTTATACAGGACTTTATGATATTGAAATGCTTGCTTCTGTTGATTATGGAAAAGAAGGTGGAAATGTTTTATTCCAGCTTAACAGACCTTATTATGTAAATTCAAAACTTACATTAATTCCTTCTGCAAACTTTGTATATTTTAACTCTGACTACATTGACTACTACT
Protein-coding regions in this window:
- a CDS encoding MipA/OmpV family protein; this encodes MKKAALFLCGMVLAGQAAFANSIGIGYGATTELYKSDENGYVLPMIDLEYDNFFLKGATVNGFSFGYNVYQDDFYTLSLYVKPFGGYKMDADDMKHGYRNIDDRDHKVMGGAEVTIYTGLYDIEMLASVDYGKEGGNVLFQLNRPYYVNSKLTLIPSANFVYFNSDYIDYYFGVSQSEALRNSGINRSYEGDSAYTIGLNLTGSYRLTDSFSLMGFAGVNRVSKEIKNSPIVDDDIVYFVGTGLIYTF